The following proteins come from a genomic window of Metarhizium brunneum chromosome 2, complete sequence:
- the PUF1 gene encoding Pumilio domain-containing protein, translated as MDDVRFRSQHSPRNEASMAGFVSPPRNNGRISQHTSHDQRGNMPRRFTTDSGRVPTLSSMTAALTSPPRGLGLDSAPDYNNALHKVQLIEQKKLEYERIREQRRRFELEMQRLDQQQRREAQELAQMEEEIRIAGHQSEPTTPPEYRDNSGFPSIFSRPNRYSTSSLASPPGFNRPARSGSQLTSPPSGLTQQRYAFDERAMPSRSDPNTRRNSDDEEKEEAVRQDPTSHRSTNALHRYSMPVTRSRNGLYDMNLDQTNTTRFLFGDDEPNSLPRGRTPDDNFPTLVRREDQMLSASSAALDLALSPSPNPEKSNGWNRVNRHRHQQSMSAINGSSSSKSNEVITIGSRPQSLRHSLDLKYISESPAEPSSVAMSPQSSHMASPPRLQSSFSANDVPTVKNTSGSSILSGNANNHAQQHFHNHNASMGRIPAGAMPSRHNRELSGDNTMNNGREQSNGFQSIQSALQASAAPFGPSLTTAVQVSSATAVSGPSTTATASSFNNFYTPNGYGSNAAGSSGSFGMPMLTAGMQQMSMNGVNGANLYPAQNYTGYGSLSYNQGAGQPRDSQARVIQHRRQLDNEAMSRYQNMPLESFRGQIYELCKDQHGCRYLQKKLEERNPEQVHMIWLETNQHVIELMTDPFGNYLCQKLLEFCNDDERTVLIQNASQDMVRIALNQHGTRALQKMIEYVSTPQQVHLIIEALRFRVVELIQDLNGNHVIQKCLNKLTSLDAQFIFDAVGNNCVEVGTHRHGCCVLQRCIDHASGEQKPWLVGRITEHARILVQDPFGNYVVQYIIDLNEPSFTEPMVAMFQGCISQLSRHKFSSNVIEKCLRCSQAPSKDMIVEELLAPQEMERLLRDSFANYVIQTALEFATPHQKYRLVESIRPILPQIRTTPYGRRIQAKVSAYDNRGSAASSGQVTPAENTQGQIPLRQGHNRGMSGNASMLPSNGITNGGLAGLGANQGVRQGVASYPNSSVLTVPPPSGSAPIQQPQSQQQQQSQFNQRAPGSFTPSHSANASVDASGETRWV; from the exons ATGGATGACGTGCGCTTTCGTTCGCAGCACTCGCCGCGGAACGAAGCGTCGATGGCCGGTTTCGTTTCGCCTCCTCGCAACAACGGTCGTATCTCCCAGCACACCTCCCACGATCAACGGGGCAACATGCCGCGAAGATTCACAACCGATTCTGGTCGAGTGCCGACTCTTTCATCAATGACTGCAGCGTTGACCTCGCCTCCAAGAGGCCTTGGGTTGGATTCTGCCCCAGACTACAATAAC GCCTTGCACAAAGTGCAACTT ATAGAGCAAAAGAAACTTGAGTATGAGAGGATTCGTGAACAGAGAAGACGCTTCGAGTTGGAGATGCAAAGGCTTGatcagcagcagcgccgCGAAGCCCAAGAGTTGGCGcagatggaggaggagattcgAATTGCAGGACACCAGTCCGAACCGACAACACCTCCAGAATACCGGGACAACTCGGGTTTCCCATCTATATTCTCACGGCCTAACCGTTATTCGACTTCAAGCCTTGCATCCCCCCCGGGTTTCAACCGTCCTGCTCGATCTGGATCACAGTTAACATCCCCACCATCGGGGCTGACGCAGCAAAGATATGCGTTTGACGAGAGAGCAATGCCCTCTCGCTCGGACCCGAATACTAGGCGTAACAGTGACGacgaagaaaaagaagaggcCGTGCGACAGGACCCGACTAGTCATAGGTCCACAAATGC CTTGCATCGATACTCGATGCCCGTTACAAGGTCGCGTAACGGATTGTACGATATGAACCTTGACCAAACCAATACAACCCGTTTCCTGTTTGGAGACGACGAGCCCAATTCACTGCCTCGTGGTCGCACACCGGACGACAACTTCCCCACCCTCGTGCGTCGAGAAGATCAAATG CTTTCTGCGTCTTCAGCTGCACTCGATCTTGCCTTGTCCCCGTCACCCAATCCTGAAAAGTCCAACGGCTGGAATCGTGTTAACCGTCATCGGCACCAACAGAGCATGTCAGCGATCAACGGGTCATCGTCCAGCAAATCCAACGAAGTCATCACTATCGGTAGTCGACCTCAGTCCTTACGTCATTCTCTTGATCTCAAGTACATCTCAGAGAGCCCAGCAGAGCCTTCATCTGTCGCTATGTCACCCCAGAGCAGCCACATGGCATCCCCTCCTCGCCTTCAGAGCTCTTTCTCAGCCAACGATGTGCCTACTGTTAAGAACACGTCCGGGTCGTCTATCCTGTCAGGCAATGCCAATAACCACGCTCAGCAACACTTCCACAATCATAATGCCAGCATGGGCCGGATCCCAGCTGGTGCAATGCCCTCGCGCCATAATCGTGAGCTGTCCGGTGACAACACCATGAATAATGGCCGCGAGCAGTCTAATGGCTTTCAATCTATCCAGTCCGCTCTGCAGGCGAGTGCTGCACCCTTTGGCCCGAGTCTTACCACCGCAGTCCAAGTCAGCTCGGCGACCGCCGTTTCTGGCCCTTCGACCACAGCTACAGCCAGCTCTTTTAACAATTTCTATACGCCAAATGGATATGGCTCCAATGCGGCTGGTTCAAGTGGCAGCTTCGGCATGCCAATGCTTACGGCAGGGATGCAGCAGATGAGCATGAACGGTGTCAACGGGGCCAACCTGTATCCTGCTCAGAACTACACTGGATATGGCTCATTGTCATACAATCAGGGTGCTGGTCAGCCGCGAGACAGCCAAGCCCGCGTTATCCAACATCGGCGCCAGCTCGACAATGAAG CCATGTCTCGCTATCAAAACATGCCTCTTGAATCCTTCCGAGGACAGATTTATGAACTGTGCAAGGACCAACACGGCTGCCGCTATCTCCAAAAGAAGTTAGAGGAACGCAATCCCGAACAGGTTCATATGATTTGGCTCGAGACCAATCAACATGTCATCGAGCTCATGACGGACCCCTTTGGTAATTATTTGTGCCAAAAGCTCCTCGAGTTCTGCAATGACGATGAGCGCACTGTTTTGATTCAGAATGCATCACAGGATATGGTGCGCATTGCGCTCAACCAGCATGGAACACGAGCACTGCAAAAGATGATTGAATACGTTAGCACCCCTCAGCAGGTGCATCTTATCATTGAGGCTCTACGATTTCGCGTTGTTGAGCTTATTCAGGACCTCAATGGCAATCACGTTATCCAGAAGTGCCTGAACAAGCTTACATCGCTCGATGCCCAGTTTATTTTTGATGCCGTGGGCAACAACTGCGTCGAAGTAGGCACCCACAGACACGGTTGCTGCGTGCTGCAACGCTGCATCGATCACGCCTCTGGTGAGCAGAAGCCTTGGCTAGTCGGACGTATCACAGAACACGCACGTATCCTCGTGCAGGATCCTTTCGGCAACTATGTTGTTCAGTATATCATTGATCTCAATGAGCCAAGTTTCACAGAGCCCATGGTTGCTATGTTCCAAGGCTGCATCAGCCAGCTTTCACGGCACAAGTTCAGTTCCAATGTCATCGAGAAGTGTTTGCGGTGCTCCCAGGCGCCATCCAAGGACATGATTGTTGAAGAGCTGCTTGCACCCCAGGAAATGGAGCGGCTGCTTCGTGATTCCTTCGCCAACTACGTCATTCAAACCGCTCTTGAGTTTGCAACGCCTCACCAGAAGTATCGTCTAGTTGAATCGATTCGACCCATTCTGCCGCAGATCCGTACAACGCCTTACGGCCGCCGCATTCAAGCCAAGGTTTCAGCTTATGATAACCGCGGAAGTGCGGCCTCCAGTGGCCAGGTTACACCTGCAGAAAATACCCAAGGCCAGATCCCTCTCCGTCAGGGCCATAACCGCGGCATGTCAGGAaatgcttcaatgttgccgagCAATGGCATCACAAATGGAGGATTGGCCGGGCTTGGAGCCAACCAAGGTGTTCGCCAGGGCGTTGCATCGTATCCCAACAGCTCTGTCCTGACAGTTCCCCCTCCATCCGGGTCAGCTCCTATTCAGCAACCTCAaagccagcagcaacaacagtcTCAGTTCAACCAAAGAGCACCAGGTAGTTTCACACCGTCGCACTCTGCAAATGCGTCTGTGGATGCCAGCGGTGAGACTCGCTGGGTGTAA
- the rpl-15 gene encoding 60S ribosomal protein eL15, translated as MGALKYVEELQKKKQSDVMRFLLRVRCWEYRQLNVIHRASRPSRPDKARRLGYKAKQGYVIYRVRVRRGGRKRPVPKGATYGKPTNQGVNQLKYQRSLKATAEERVGRRCANLRVLNSYWINQDSTYKYYEIILVDPQHKAIRIDPRINWIVNPVHKHREARGLTATGKKSRGLNKGHRYNKTQAGRRKTWLRHNTTSLWRYR; from the exons ATGGGTGCCCTCAAATACGTTGAGGAACttcagaagaagaagcagtcCGATGTGATGCGCTTCCTCCTCCGAGTGCGCTGCTGGGAA TACCGTCAGTTGAACGTGATTCACCGCGCCTCTCGCCCTTCGCGTCCCGACAAGGCTCGACGCCTCGGATACAAGGCCAAGCAGGGCTATGTCATCTACCGCGTCCGCGTCCGCCGCGGCGGCCGCAAGCGCCCTGTTCCCAAGGGTGCCACCTATG GCAAGCCCACCAACCAGGGTGTGAACCAGCTCAAGTACCAGCGATCCCTCAAGGCCACCGCCGAGGAGCGTGTCGGCCGACGCTGCGCCAACTTGCGCGTCCTCAACTCGTACTGGATCAACCAGGACTCCACGTACAAGTACTACGAGatcatcctcgtcgaccCCCAGCACAAGGCCATCCGCATCGACCCTCGCATCAACTGGATCGTCAACCCCGTTCACAAGCACCGCGAGGCCCGTGGTCTCACTGCTACCGGCAAGAAGTCCCGTGGCCTCAACAAGGGCCACCGTTACAACAAGACCCAGGCCGGCCGCAGAAAGACCTGGCTGCGTCACAACACCACTTCCCTGTGGCGCTACCGATAA